A genomic window from Pocillopora verrucosa isolate sample1 chromosome 7, ASM3666991v2, whole genome shotgun sequence includes:
- the LOC131792057 gene encoding uncharacterized protein isoform X1: MADCRSNHCREKQRKENFQRKESQKHKLVDKAIPNIANAIRTVVDVSENEDFKANCFNLLKVGNENEFKDVMTERLWNIATSRLDVKQHDGRGQIVPHVKVVEDETEEEVKEAKQDQALGTRTTILHLKCWRICSGINEKRKARQAHKGRPGNCGSLSLVTDRVAKVMSLGTCDMSSEIFSHVARNKNSSPD; the protein is encoded by the exons ATGGCTGACTGCAGGTCAAATCACTGCAgagaaaagcaaagaaaagaaaattttcaacgaAAAGAATCG CAGAAACACAAGTTGGTCGATAAAGCAATTCCAAACATTGCAAACGCCATTAGAACGGTTGTTGATGTTAGTGAGAACGAGGATTTCAAAGCTAACTGTTTCAACCttttaaag GTAGGAAATGAGAACGAATTCAAAGACGTTATGACTGAACGATTGTGGAATATTGCGACCTCCAGACTGGATGTGAAACAACATGACGGCAGAGGCCag ATAGTACCACATGTGAAAGTCGTTGAAGATGAAACAGAAGAG GAGGTGAAAGAGGCAAAACAGGACCAAGCACTTGGGACAAGGACAAcaattcttcatttgaaatgttGGCGGATATGCAGTGGAATTAATGAGAAAAGGAAAGCCAGACAAGCCCATAAAG GTAGGCCTGGGAACTGTGGTTCTCTCTCACTGGTAACCGATCGAGTCGCCAAAGTCATGTCGCTCGGCACCTGTGACATGTCGTCCGAAATTTTTAGTCATGTCGCTCGAAACAAAAACTCAAGCCCCGACTAG
- the LOC131792079 gene encoding AT-rich interactive domain-containing protein 4B isoform X1, translated as MAQSSEEPPFLTVGTDVSAKYRGAFCEANVKVVKKLVKCKITFAKTNTSFTINDDCVKGPLKVGAVVEAKNPDGQYMEGMITKLTDASIYTVVFDDGDERTLRRTSLCLKGERHFNESETLDHLPLTDPENFGTPVVQDGKKRKKRRLSQAASMDDSETEREEQPLASAKKKCLFDDSIVGKLVVVQSGSKRRSMWFPALGVNPSKNEVDLIKSKDKCLVRSFKDGKYHVINVKDAREFSKDQDPIHGVVRGENRKLKAAVERALTYLDTGRIPAIWEENSCDVIVHGDSEEETKRVQSSEDESSVEDDEERKTFRQRLFAFMEEKGTPITRPPVLGNQDLDLYKLYKIVQEHGGMEKVSNEHNLWRTIYRQMDIPVVPPSASHHIKMSYKKYLYPFEQYEKEMLKSFQKDSVGDRSSKDSKTESPASSPESSDEKHLECLEPLPEMDDDEGDLKKVECKQSTRIREMKRQQSREHDNGLVSDSQAKSPEEDVSVDVVNSPESSSDVSEPQSDSKSDIPLDEVSLEVGDKVQVKYGRGRNHRHYDAKIIHIDPKAEEGAIYCIHYAGWNTRYDEWIKPEKIVGWGTRQTRNRSGSSSKGQESTGKSTPKPMTRPTAKPVGRRSSKPGAASAKETPAKYSAASNGTKSTLKRPCSPSTRSGSLSPSLGKSPKTSRGTSRTRSERNSLSEISNGLDEVKSPLSRRRQKSSTPEPSSTEQQSKTADVSNQVQPIPETIPEETENRSLEEKDTAVTNNESMVDPKMDTVCFENGVPSEMQSNAEQESEHISSNSNGRRKDKNKRTINGLIKGVSSLERVNKDSKDETETVTEAKKIKLENEKNSQSKEVEDTLRVDTLAKMPNVPPQTQGTATTMETVSESSSEDIKQECTNESASSESSHFDDVRTFDGPVDHSLHRDTNEKAHELNSKEKEIKSEKKNSEQHHRKHKKRKERKKNRHASGNDSTGSDAPGSPGYSHSQGSFSSPRRPRICFDMDLEQIKAKEDGGERIRLLQDKINEMRKIYSSLKAEVANIDRKRKRLKKKREAVGVEQAQDVNKSMPSSSASHAVPSPAIPPVECR; from the exons ATG GCACAGTCTTCAGAGGAACCTCCATTCTTAACCGTAGGCACTGATGTCAGTGCCAAGTATCGAGGAGCCTTTTGTGAAGCCAACGTGAAGGTCGTGAAGAAGCTTGTCAAATGCAAG ATTACCTTCGCCAAAACAAACACTTCCTTCACGATTAATGATGATTGCGTTAAAGGTCCTTTGAAG GTAGGAGCAGTTGTAGAGGCCAAAAATCCCGATGGACAGTACATGGAAGGGATGATAACCAAACTCACCGATGCCAGCATATATACTGTTG tttttgatgATGGTGATGAAAGAACGTTGAGAAGGACTTCTCTGTGTTTGAAAGGAGAACGACATTTTAACGAAAGCGAG ACTCTTGATCATCTTCCCCTTACGGATCCAGAGAATTTTGGTACCCCAGTAGTACAG gatggaaagaaaaggaaaaaaagaagactaaGTCAAGCAGCAAG CATGGATGACTCTGAAACTGAACGAGAAGAACAGCCACTTGCTTCTGCAAAGAAGAAATGTTTATTTGATGACAGTATTGTTGGCAAG CTGGTAGTTGTGCAAAGTGGGTCAAAGCGAAGAAGCATGTGGTTTCCAGCTTTG ggTGTTAATCCAAGCAAGAATGAGGTGGATTTGATAAAGTCAAAAGATAAATGTCTTGTACGCTCTTTCAAAGATGGAAAGTA TCATGTCATAAATGTCAAAGATGCCAGAGAATTTTCAAAGGATCAAGATCCAATTCATGGTGTTGTGAGAggtgaaaacagaaaactgaaagCAG CTGTGGAAAGAGCACTGACATATTTGGACACTGGAAGAATTCCAGCAATCTGGGAGGAGAATTCTTGTGATGTAATAGTTCATGGAGACAGCGAGGAGGAAACAAAAAGGGTGCAATCTTCAGAGGATGAAAGCAGTGTGGAGGATGATGAAGAGAGGAAAACATTCAGACAAAGGCTATTTGCATTCATGGAAGAAAAGG GAACACCTATAACTAGACCCCCAGTGTTGGGAAATCAAGATTTGGACCTCTACAAACTTTATAAGATAGTTCAAGAACATGGAGGCATGGAGAAG GTTTCCAATGAGCACAACCTTTGGAGAACAATTTATCGGCAAATGGACATTCCAGTTGTTCCACCAAGTGCATCACACCACATTAAAATGTCATATAAGAA atACCTTTATCCCTTTGAGCAGTATGAAAAAGAAATGCTAAAGTCATTTCAGAAAGATAGTGTTGGTGATAGGAGCAGTAAAGATTCCAAAACTGAAAGTCCAGCAAGTTCCCCAGAGAGCAGCGATGAAAAACATTTGGAATGTCTAGAGCCTTTGCCAGAAATGGATGATGATGAAGGAGACTTAAAGAAGGTGGAATGTAAACAAAGCACCAGGATTAGAGAAATGAAGCGACAGCAGAGTAGAGAGCATGACAATGGTTTGGTAAGTGACTCACAAGCCAAAAGTCCAGAGGAAGATGTTTCAGTTGATGTTGTAAACAGTCCTGAGTCATCATCTGATGTTAGTGAACCACAGTCTGACAGCAAATCTGATATACCTTTGGATGAGGTATCCTTAGAAGTTGGAGATAAAGTGCAAGTTAAGTATGGGAGAGGAAGAAATCACAGACACTATGATGCTAAG ATCATCCACATTGACCCCAAAGCTGAAGAAGGTGCAATTTACTGCATTCATTATGCTGGTTGGAATACTAG GTATGATGAATGGATTAAGCCTGAGAAGATAGTGGGATGGGGCACAAGACAGACCAGGAATAGGAGTGGCAGTTCAAGCAAGGGGCAAGAATCTACTGGAAAATCCACCCCAAAGCCAATGACAAGACCCACTGCTAAACCTGTTGGTAGAAGGTCATCAAAACCAGGAGCTGCATCAGCCAAGGAAACACCAGCCAAGTACTCAGCAGCATCTAATGGTACCAAGAGTACACTGAAGAGACCTTGTTCACCCTCCACAAGGTCTGGATCACTTTCGCCGTCACTTGGAAAGTCTCCTAAAACCAGTAGGGGAACAAGCCGTACACGGTCAGAAAGGAATTCATTGTCAGAGATATCAAATGGACTAGATGAAG TGAAAAGTCCATTGTCAAGAAGAAGGCAAAAGTCAAGCACACCAGAACCCTCTTCAACTG AACAACAGAGCAAAACTGCAGATGTATCCAATCAAGTTCAGCCAATCCCTGAAACAATACCCgaagaaacagaaaacagaTCTCTGGAGGAAAAGGATACTGCTGTTACCAATAATGAATCTATGGTTGATCCAAAAATGGACACCGTTTGTTTCGAAAATGGAGTGCCAAGTGAAATGCAGTCTAATGCAGAACAAGAATCTGAGCACATCTCCAGTAATTCTAATGGGagaaggaaagacaaaaataaaagaactatAAATGGTTTAATAAAAGGTGTTTCATCTCTCGAAAGAGTGAACAAAGACTCCAAAGACGAAACAGAAACAGTGACTGAAGCTAAGAAGATAAAActagaaaatgagaaaaactcACAAAGCAAAGAGGTGGAAGACACCTTGAGGGTTGACACTTTAGCAAAGATGCCAAATGTTCCTCCTCAAACACAGGGTACTGCGACTACAATGGAAACAGTTTCGGAGTCTTCCTCAGAGGACATAAAGCAAGAGTGCACCAATGAATCTGCCTCTTCGGAGTCCAGTCACTTTGATGATGTTAGGACATTTGATGGGCCAGTTGATCATTCTCTACACAGAGATACAAATGAAAAGGCTCATGAACTTAAcagtaaggaaaaagaaattaaatctgaaaagaaaaattctgaacaACATCAcaggaaacataaaaaaaggaaggaaaggaagaaaaatcgTCATGCATCTGGTAATGACAGCACAGGAAGTGATGCTCCTGGGAGCCCAGGATATAGCCACTCACAAGGTTCATTTTCATCTCCCAGACGTCCTAGAATATGTTTTGACATGGATTTAG aGCAAATTAAAGCAAAGGAAGATGGTGGAGAACGTATTAGACTCCTTCAAGACAAAATTAACGAAATGAGGAAAATTTATAGTTCTCTTAAAGCTGAGGTTGCTAACATTGACAGAAAACGGAAAaggctaaaaaagaaaagag AAGCAGTGGGAGTTGAACAGGCTCAGGATGTAAATAAGTCAATGCCATCATCATCAGCATCACATGCAGTCCCATCTCCAGCCATACCACCTGTAGAATGTAGATAA
- the LOC131792115 gene encoding leucine-rich repeat-containing protein 27-like, with protein MEDPHEQNKGILKALETVAKKGLDSLDLNINGIQKIPRGLGELNLSHLKYFYLQGNNISFLPDEFFPSLQNLVWLDLRDNKLHEIPQNIGEHRNIKTLLLGRNQLKFLPLELGVIRTLTGLNLSNNPLKEPPHSVVERGVHAIKHYLLIKLGVNPENFKYDATESKYHRTESGSDSSHTANVEKKNNCRDGIDILQMADGSILDNSNQGTSKVVCPREAMAYYGALLGNIPKSYIFKPWKTGVFFKKEEMGIDPSLKNCDKDNNEKQ; from the coding sequence ATGGAAGATCCTCATGAACAGAACAAGGGAATTTTGAAAGCATTAGAAACTGTTGCAAAGAAAGGTCTTGATTCATTGGATTTGAACATAAATGGCATTCAAAAAATTCCGAGAGGATTAGGTGAACTCAATCTTTCtcatctgaaatatttttatctacaAGGTAATAACATATCCTTCTTACCAGATGAGTTTTTTCCCAGTCTTCAAAATCTGGTGTGGCTTGATCTGAGAGACAACAAACTTCATGAAATTCCACAGAACATTGGAGAGCACAGGAATATAAAGACATTGTTGTTAGGGAGAAATCAGCTCAAATTTCTCCCATTGGAGTTAGGAGTCATTAGGACACTAACAGGgctaaatttatcaaataaccCTCTCAAAGAGCCTCCACATAGTGTGGTTGAAAGGGGAGTTCATGCCATTAAGCACTATCTATTGATTAAGCTTGGGGTGAATCCAGAAAACTTTAAATATGATGCAACTGAATCAAAATACCACAGGACAGAGAGTGGATCAGATAGCTCACATACAGCAaatgtggaaaagaaaaataactgcaGGGATGGCATAGATATCTTACAGATGGCGGATGGTAGCATTCTTGATAATAGTAATCAGGGTACATCAAAGGTAGTTTGCCCAAGGGAAGCCATGGCCTATTATGGGGCACTGCTTGGCAACATTCCAAAATCCTACATCTTTAAACCATGGAAGACAGGagtctttttcaaaaaagaagagATGGGGATTGATCCCTCACTGAAAAATTGTGACaaagacaacaatgaaaaacagTGA
- the LOC131792057 gene encoding uncharacterized protein isoform X2 translates to MADCRSNHCREKQRKENFQRKESKHKLVDKAIPNIANAIRTVVDVSENEDFKANCFNLLKVGNENEFKDVMTERLWNIATSRLDVKQHDGRGQIVPHVKVVEDETEEEVKEAKQDQALGTRTTILHLKCWRICSGINEKRKARQAHKGRPGNCGSLSLVTDRVAKVMSLGTCDMSSEIFSHVARNKNSSPD, encoded by the exons ATGGCTGACTGCAGGTCAAATCACTGCAgagaaaagcaaagaaaagaaaattttcaacgaAAAGAATCG AAACACAAGTTGGTCGATAAAGCAATTCCAAACATTGCAAACGCCATTAGAACGGTTGTTGATGTTAGTGAGAACGAGGATTTCAAAGCTAACTGTTTCAACCttttaaag GTAGGAAATGAGAACGAATTCAAAGACGTTATGACTGAACGATTGTGGAATATTGCGACCTCCAGACTGGATGTGAAACAACATGACGGCAGAGGCCag ATAGTACCACATGTGAAAGTCGTTGAAGATGAAACAGAAGAG GAGGTGAAAGAGGCAAAACAGGACCAAGCACTTGGGACAAGGACAAcaattcttcatttgaaatgttGGCGGATATGCAGTGGAATTAATGAGAAAAGGAAAGCCAGACAAGCCCATAAAG GTAGGCCTGGGAACTGTGGTTCTCTCTCACTGGTAACCGATCGAGTCGCCAAAGTCATGTCGCTCGGCACCTGTGACATGTCGTCCGAAATTTTTAGTCATGTCGCTCGAAACAAAAACTCAAGCCCCGACTAG
- the LOC131792094 gene encoding uncharacterized protein encodes MSQKGYGTFLDSLYAERTELTSVGETASSRVDEINASVMLSHDPILQRQDAATQKRLPLLFYVFFHWKSCTGVACILICLNLSIIGLFSLSLLSYPRSTESEWHDVAQYLFSCGTFGFTGGCINYVAVILFFKKVPGILGSGIVFHHYQVIFESVKSSVINTYFERTFLELYSAQKLNQQIIRLNIEGQLQRILQSETVDHLITAELHSLLISSEGQLLSGAGINPSLLCPLVKPYVVELLTEVVPLIMDRCSSFIQDEGLQSLRQEVQRYTTRTQNKISSRKVGLLIRDMMYGHLNLLTVLGCATGIFLGVMSKITGVGQVL; translated from the exons ATGTCACAAAAAGGTTATGGAACGTTTCTAGATAGTCTATACGCGGAAAGAACAGAGCTGACGTCGGTGGGTGAAACAGCTTCAAGTAGAGTGGATGAG ATAAATGCCAGTGTTATGCTGTCTCACGACCCAATTCTTCAGAGACAAGATGCAGCAACACAAAAGAGACTTCCTCTTCTATTTTATGTCTTTTTCCACTGGAAATCATGCACTGGTGTGGCTTGTATCTTAATCTGTCTAAATTTGAGTATCATtggattgttttctttatcactcCTGTCTTATCCAAGGTCTACTGAGAGTGAGTGGCATGATGTAGCACAATACCTTTTCTCTTGTGGCACATTTGGTTTTACAGGAGGCTGTATCAATTATGTGGCAGTGATTctattttttaagaaagttccAGGTATCCTTGGAAGTGG GATTGTTTTTCATCACTATCAAGTTATTTTTGAAAGTGTGAAGAGTTCAGTCATCAACACCTATTTTGAGAGGACATTTCTTGAATTATACAGTGCCCAAAAACTAAATCAACAAATAATTCGTCTAAACATTGAAGGGCAGCTACAGAGAATTTTACAGTCAGAGACAGTTGATCACCTTATTACCGCAGAGCTTCATTCTTTATTGATCTCCTCAGAAGGGCAGCTTTTATCTGGAGCTGGTATAAATCCTTCTTTGCTCTGCCCACTAGTGAAGCCATATGTGGTAGAACTTTTAACTGAAGTAGTTCCACTTATAATGGATAGATGTTCATCCTTTATTCAG GATGAAGGTTTACAAAGTCTGAGACAAGAGGTCCAGAGGTACACAacaagaacacaaaataaaatttcttcacGAAAAGTAGGGCTTTTAATAAGAGATATGATGTATGGCCATTTaaatctccttactgtcttgGGATGTGCTACTGGAATATTTCTAGGTGTAATGTCAAAAATAACAGGAGTGGGCCAAGTACTATGA
- the LOC131792079 gene encoding AT-rich interactive domain-containing protein 4B isoform X2, which yields MAQSSEEPPFLTVGTDVSAKYRGAFCEANVKVVKKLVKCKITFAKTNTSFTINDDCVKGPLKVGAVVEAKNPDGQYMEGMITKLTDASIYTVVFDDGDERTLRRTSLCLKGERHFNESETLDHLPLTDPENFGTPVVQDGKKRKKRRLSQAASMDDSETEREEQPLASAKKKCLFDDSIVGKLVVVQSGSKRRSMWFPALGVNPSKNEVDLIKSKDKCLVRSFKDGKYHVINVKDAREFSKDQDPIHGVVRGENRKLKAAVERALTYLDTGRIPAIWEENSCDVIVHGDSEEETKRVQSSEDESSVEDDEERKTFRQRLFAFMEEKGTPITRPPVLGNQDLDLYKLYKIVQEHGGMEKVSNEHNLWRTIYRQMDIPVVPPSASHHIKMSYKKYLYPFEQYEKEMLKSFQKDSVGDRSSKDSKTESPASSPESSDEKHLECLEPLPEMDDDEGDLKKVECKQSTRIREMKRQQSREHDNGLVSDSQAKSPEEDVSVDVVNSPESSSDVSEPQSDSKSDIPLDEVSLEVGDKVQVKYGRGRNHRHYDAKIIHIDPKAEEGAIYCIHYAGWNTRYDEWIKPEKIVGWGTRQTRNRSGSSSKGQESTGKSTPKPMTRPTAKPVGRRSSKPGAASAKETPAKYSAASNGTKSTLKRPCSPSTRSGSLSPSLGKSPKTSRGTSRTRSERNSLSEISNGLDEVKSPLSRRRQKSSTPEPSSTEQQSKTADVSNQVQPIPETIPEETENRSLEEKDTAVTNNESMVDPKMDTVCFENGVPSEMQSNAEQESEHISSNSNGRRKDKNKRTINGLIKGVSSLERVNKDSKDETETVTEAKKIKLENEKNSQSKEVEDTLRVDTLAKMPNVPPQTQGTATTMETVSESSSEDIKQECTNESASSESSHFDDVRTFDGPVDHSLHRDTNEKAHELNSKEKEIKSEKKNSEQHHRKHKKRKERKKNRHASGNDSTGSDAPGSPGYSHSQGSFSSPRRPRICFDMDLEQIKAKEDGGERIRLLQDKINEMRKIYSSLKAEVANIDRKRKRLKKKRAVGVEQAQDVNKSMPSSSASHAVPSPAIPPVECR from the exons ATG GCACAGTCTTCAGAGGAACCTCCATTCTTAACCGTAGGCACTGATGTCAGTGCCAAGTATCGAGGAGCCTTTTGTGAAGCCAACGTGAAGGTCGTGAAGAAGCTTGTCAAATGCAAG ATTACCTTCGCCAAAACAAACACTTCCTTCACGATTAATGATGATTGCGTTAAAGGTCCTTTGAAG GTAGGAGCAGTTGTAGAGGCCAAAAATCCCGATGGACAGTACATGGAAGGGATGATAACCAAACTCACCGATGCCAGCATATATACTGTTG tttttgatgATGGTGATGAAAGAACGTTGAGAAGGACTTCTCTGTGTTTGAAAGGAGAACGACATTTTAACGAAAGCGAG ACTCTTGATCATCTTCCCCTTACGGATCCAGAGAATTTTGGTACCCCAGTAGTACAG gatggaaagaaaaggaaaaaaagaagactaaGTCAAGCAGCAAG CATGGATGACTCTGAAACTGAACGAGAAGAACAGCCACTTGCTTCTGCAAAGAAGAAATGTTTATTTGATGACAGTATTGTTGGCAAG CTGGTAGTTGTGCAAAGTGGGTCAAAGCGAAGAAGCATGTGGTTTCCAGCTTTG ggTGTTAATCCAAGCAAGAATGAGGTGGATTTGATAAAGTCAAAAGATAAATGTCTTGTACGCTCTTTCAAAGATGGAAAGTA TCATGTCATAAATGTCAAAGATGCCAGAGAATTTTCAAAGGATCAAGATCCAATTCATGGTGTTGTGAGAggtgaaaacagaaaactgaaagCAG CTGTGGAAAGAGCACTGACATATTTGGACACTGGAAGAATTCCAGCAATCTGGGAGGAGAATTCTTGTGATGTAATAGTTCATGGAGACAGCGAGGAGGAAACAAAAAGGGTGCAATCTTCAGAGGATGAAAGCAGTGTGGAGGATGATGAAGAGAGGAAAACATTCAGACAAAGGCTATTTGCATTCATGGAAGAAAAGG GAACACCTATAACTAGACCCCCAGTGTTGGGAAATCAAGATTTGGACCTCTACAAACTTTATAAGATAGTTCAAGAACATGGAGGCATGGAGAAG GTTTCCAATGAGCACAACCTTTGGAGAACAATTTATCGGCAAATGGACATTCCAGTTGTTCCACCAAGTGCATCACACCACATTAAAATGTCATATAAGAA atACCTTTATCCCTTTGAGCAGTATGAAAAAGAAATGCTAAAGTCATTTCAGAAAGATAGTGTTGGTGATAGGAGCAGTAAAGATTCCAAAACTGAAAGTCCAGCAAGTTCCCCAGAGAGCAGCGATGAAAAACATTTGGAATGTCTAGAGCCTTTGCCAGAAATGGATGATGATGAAGGAGACTTAAAGAAGGTGGAATGTAAACAAAGCACCAGGATTAGAGAAATGAAGCGACAGCAGAGTAGAGAGCATGACAATGGTTTGGTAAGTGACTCACAAGCCAAAAGTCCAGAGGAAGATGTTTCAGTTGATGTTGTAAACAGTCCTGAGTCATCATCTGATGTTAGTGAACCACAGTCTGACAGCAAATCTGATATACCTTTGGATGAGGTATCCTTAGAAGTTGGAGATAAAGTGCAAGTTAAGTATGGGAGAGGAAGAAATCACAGACACTATGATGCTAAG ATCATCCACATTGACCCCAAAGCTGAAGAAGGTGCAATTTACTGCATTCATTATGCTGGTTGGAATACTAG GTATGATGAATGGATTAAGCCTGAGAAGATAGTGGGATGGGGCACAAGACAGACCAGGAATAGGAGTGGCAGTTCAAGCAAGGGGCAAGAATCTACTGGAAAATCCACCCCAAAGCCAATGACAAGACCCACTGCTAAACCTGTTGGTAGAAGGTCATCAAAACCAGGAGCTGCATCAGCCAAGGAAACACCAGCCAAGTACTCAGCAGCATCTAATGGTACCAAGAGTACACTGAAGAGACCTTGTTCACCCTCCACAAGGTCTGGATCACTTTCGCCGTCACTTGGAAAGTCTCCTAAAACCAGTAGGGGAACAAGCCGTACACGGTCAGAAAGGAATTCATTGTCAGAGATATCAAATGGACTAGATGAAG TGAAAAGTCCATTGTCAAGAAGAAGGCAAAAGTCAAGCACACCAGAACCCTCTTCAACTG AACAACAGAGCAAAACTGCAGATGTATCCAATCAAGTTCAGCCAATCCCTGAAACAATACCCgaagaaacagaaaacagaTCTCTGGAGGAAAAGGATACTGCTGTTACCAATAATGAATCTATGGTTGATCCAAAAATGGACACCGTTTGTTTCGAAAATGGAGTGCCAAGTGAAATGCAGTCTAATGCAGAACAAGAATCTGAGCACATCTCCAGTAATTCTAATGGGagaaggaaagacaaaaataaaagaactatAAATGGTTTAATAAAAGGTGTTTCATCTCTCGAAAGAGTGAACAAAGACTCCAAAGACGAAACAGAAACAGTGACTGAAGCTAAGAAGATAAAActagaaaatgagaaaaactcACAAAGCAAAGAGGTGGAAGACACCTTGAGGGTTGACACTTTAGCAAAGATGCCAAATGTTCCTCCTCAAACACAGGGTACTGCGACTACAATGGAAACAGTTTCGGAGTCTTCCTCAGAGGACATAAAGCAAGAGTGCACCAATGAATCTGCCTCTTCGGAGTCCAGTCACTTTGATGATGTTAGGACATTTGATGGGCCAGTTGATCATTCTCTACACAGAGATACAAATGAAAAGGCTCATGAACTTAAcagtaaggaaaaagaaattaaatctgaaaagaaaaattctgaacaACATCAcaggaaacataaaaaaaggaaggaaaggaagaaaaatcgTCATGCATCTGGTAATGACAGCACAGGAAGTGATGCTCCTGGGAGCCCAGGATATAGCCACTCACAAGGTTCATTTTCATCTCCCAGACGTCCTAGAATATGTTTTGACATGGATTTAG aGCAAATTAAAGCAAAGGAAGATGGTGGAGAACGTATTAGACTCCTTCAAGACAAAATTAACGAAATGAGGAAAATTTATAGTTCTCTTAAAGCTGAGGTTGCTAACATTGACAGAAAACGGAAAaggctaaaaaagaaaagag CAGTGGGAGTTGAACAGGCTCAGGATGTAAATAAGTCAATGCCATCATCATCAGCATCACATGCAGTCCCATCTCCAGCCATACCACCTGTAGAATGTAGATAA
- the LOC131792057 gene encoding uncharacterized protein isoform X3 codes for MADCRSNHCREKQRKENFQRKESQKHKLVDKAIPNIANAIRTVVDVSENEDFKANCFNLLKVGNENEFKDVMTERLWNIATSRLDVKQHDGRGQIVPHVKVVEDETEEETNPSEELSGSCFDDLSGKISIYEDFKSKENCFTGGERGKTGPSTWDKDNNSSFEMLADMQWN; via the exons ATGGCTGACTGCAGGTCAAATCACTGCAgagaaaagcaaagaaaagaaaattttcaacgaAAAGAATCG CAGAAACACAAGTTGGTCGATAAAGCAATTCCAAACATTGCAAACGCCATTAGAACGGTTGTTGATGTTAGTGAGAACGAGGATTTCAAAGCTAACTGTTTCAACCttttaaag GTAGGAAATGAGAACGAATTCAAAGACGTTATGACTGAACGATTGTGGAATATTGCGACCTCCAGACTGGATGTGAAACAACATGACGGCAGAGGCCag ATAGTACCACATGTGAAAGTCGTTGAAGATGAAACAGAAGAG GAAACCAATCCCAGTGAAGAACTAAGTGGGTCCTGTTTTGATGATTTATCTGGAAAGATATCAATTTACGAAGATTTCAAAAGCAAAGAGAACTGCTTTACAGGAGGTGAAAGAGGCAAAACAGGACCAAGCACTTGGGACAAGGACAAcaattcttcatttgaaatgttGGCGGATATGCAGTGGAATTAA